The genome window CTCAATGCCCTCAACAATGAAGGGCCTTTTATTTGAGGCTCAAGACCCAAATCATCTATCTTTCCCCCTAAAAGAAACCTCGGCTTTATCACACCCTCCAAATTAGAAAATATCAAGAATGGATATCGAAGCACCACACTTGCATTTAGCTTCATGATGCCCAACACAAAAGTCATATTCCTTTGAACTTTATCTATAGATAATGTCAACAGGAGAGGCGCTCGCCCAAAAAGCCCAAAAATCTCATCCTCAGTGAACCCGAATTTCTCAAAATTCGCAACCTTCTCAAGAACAGTCTCAACCCGGGAAATGGCAAAAATCGTAACCACATACTTATACAATTTACAACCCTTTTCTACCCCTGTTCTCCTAATAAAATCCAACTTTACATCATCCAAACTACTCCTAGGAATTAAAGTAGGCCTAGAAATCAACATAGCTATCAAATCATGTTTACCAACACCCATTTGCTCGTAAAATGAAACAACAGGCTTAATCTGCTTATGGAAATCgtaaataagcaaagaagggtTTCTCACAATGGCTTTACGGAGTGTCTCCTCGGATTGGAACAGGTCGCGGAGGTATTGGAGACGCTCATCCAAGAATCTGTCGATCCGAGAGTTGAGGAACCGAGGGCGGCAAGTTACGATCTTTACGAGGTCGGAGGAATTAACGCTGAAATCGCCGAGAACCCTGAGCTTGGATTGAAGGGTAGCGAGCTTCATACTGCGTATCGATGGTATGAGTTGGAGAATATTGGAAAT of Ipomoea triloba cultivar NCNSP0323 chromosome 3, ASM357664v1 contains these proteins:
- the LOC116013003 gene encoding uncharacterized protein LOC116013003, which encodes MGVGKHDLIAMLISRPTLIPRSSLDDVKLDFIRRTGVEKGCKLYKYVVTIFAISRVETVLEKVANFEKFGFTEDEIFGLFGRAPLLLTLSIDKVQRNMTFVLGIMKLNASVVLRYPFLIFSNLEGVIKPRFLLGGKIDDLGLEPQIKGPSLLRALRMTEKRFFKVFVDCHPKDVAKELTAFYKTTKYIRRLAESSKKNARKGFPY